CAGCTTCCAGTCGGTTCTCTGATTTCCGCCGCGCGGCGCAGACACACATCAGAACGTGAGGACATGGCACCGCCCAATCCCGCTGGGACCCCCCTCCATCAACCAGTCATGTTTGTCCACAGCAAATGTGACTCTGCTCTGACTGCCCATTGCTACAGTCTATATGTATTTAGAATGCATTTTGATCCCTGTATGTCAAAACATGCAGATAAATTAAGATGTCTGCAATCAATTAAAAATGATCTTTCAGAATATgtgcaaattatttttttttacttgtcaaATCTATGAACTGACTTCACAAAGTGATGATTTAATTTAGCAAAGataatatttcacaataaataGTTGTTTTTACTAGTATTGGCAGGTCAACGTGAAGGTATTGTAAAagcattgtttttgtgtctatCAAACAGTAAATTATTGACAGGGCAGAGTGAATGACTGGAATATCCAACTTAAAATTAATCACACCATggtcatgttttttcttttctgcattttaaacacataaaGATGTTTTATTGTGGTCAGAAGACCATTTTCCTGACCGCATGATTCAGACAGATTCTTTATTCAATCCCACTTTAAACcgtaagaaaaaacaaaaacacagtataaaacgGACTCACCATGCCTGGAGAAAGCAACTGAATATAGTCACGAATAgacccagagagagaaaaaaagcttatttttgtaaattatttctTCATGTAACTCAGCACTCTCGTGTTCAATATATGTGCATGCAGGATGTCAAATAAatatgtcaaacacacacaatggcacACAAACTGTAGTGTCAGGACAAAAACAATAGTGCAATTTACTGAGATTTTTGTTGTGcattttattctaattattgtATTTGGTAGTACTAaggtcattttctttttaaacatagTCGTAACAGCCCACTTTGTGATAATACTGTGTAtcaatttatgtatttttgcttgaatttACTTTTAGCAGTAGTGTGAGGTTTTAATGTTGTGAGTTTTTTCACTACTGTAGAGCAGCAAGAAGTCAAGCTATAACAACCCCCTCTTTTATTTGAAAAGGGAGCCACTGTTTCCGCTGCCAGAGACATGAACACTTCATCCCCTTTTCAACAGCCACTAGACCCCCAGATGTTCAGAGCAGCAAATGAAAAAGCTGTAGACTGATACTGATTTATCTGAGAGTCTTCCACTCATCGCATGTTGCTCATCCGAGAGCTGAggcttcctctcctgctgtcagACCCACTCCATTTCACTGACCTTGGGGCTTGTGTCAGGACTGGAGGGAGGTGTAATAAGACATGGCTGCAAGGGCACCGTTTCCCCAGAGTCTTCAGCTCCTAGCCCAGCGCAACTCTGGGACACAGCGAGCCGTAACACAGTAGTACCTGCTGTGAACCCTGACAGCCCCCTGGCCAGAGCTCGGGACGCCATCCTGAGCCCCCCTGCTCTTTTCCGTCTGGCTGATGCGGTAGCCATTTGCCGAGCCCCGGCCAGTTCAGTCAGAAAGCCCAGGCTCTGGGAGGGGAGGCTGTAGACATGAAGGCCGCGGAAGAGTTCTGGCAGCGGCCGGAAACCACCCGGAGGTTCGGGTGGAAGTGATTCAAACTGCACCAGCATGAACCGCTCACCAGCACGGCCCTGTAAGTAGTCTGCTAGAATACAGCTCAATGAAGCAGTAAAAACATCCATACAGGGAGAGGAGGCGGCGTggctccttccttcctcctcttcctccacatctCTGTTCCTCTCCCTGAGAGCTCCCCATTCTTCAGCCTTTATCCAGGCGGCCTGGGTTAGGACCAGCACCACTTTGCCCCCCTGCCTCTGTAGTCGGTTCAGTCTTGAGTGGAGCCATGGAATGGGGCCCAGTACGCTGAGCTCGGCCCGACTCCACAGGTCTAGAGACACGGTGAAGCCCAGGACTTGGAGGGACGAGCCAAGGTGGCTCATCAGCTCTGGCAAAGCCTGGTGGTCATCCGGTGGGTAAAGCAACACCACATGACCACCACCCACAGCACCTGAACAAGAATAAAGAATATGAGATAGGATAAACAGAAATCATTTTTTGGATGAGCCACAACTAACATTTGCTGTTAGAAAAGATACAGAATATACATAAGAATTTAGGTTGAAAGGGTAATAAATACAAGTCAATATTTAAACACAAGAACGTGAATATTCATACAGCTCTACAAATGTATGAATAAAggtatgaaaatgtaatgttgaCAGTAAAAAGGGAACGTGGAAAATAGTGGATGATCAGAATGAAACAGATGTCAGGCTTTCCTGTACCTTTAACATCATCTTCTTTCAACCATCTCCACATGTAGCCTAAAAGGAACACAGAAGAATACATTGACATATGCTGCTAAAGTGCTATTAATATTCATTGacatacaaaaagaaaactaacCTTTTAGCACCCCCCGTATGAAATAGGCTCCTAGTATGGCCAAACAAACAAGAAGGAATCCAATGAAGAGAGGCAGGCTCCATCTCCATCGAGAtgctggaaaataaataaaccattGAGCTCAAAAGTCttaaaaaagcatgaaaaagaaGTTTCACAGACACTGCTAATGTTATAAAACAATGGAGTGTAACAATTTCTTATCTTCCACTAATTCAAAAAACGTTGCTCGTTTCAGCTGATAAGAGTTAATCATTAAACAACTTGCACTACATTTAATAGTCTTACTTGCAAATGGACACTGGGGCTCTAAGTGCGACTTCATCCCATGTATGTTTATCTAAAGAAGGAGTGAAAGAATTCAGGTTAGCACAGTACACACTGTAGGACACAATGAAACATGAGTACACTATatgattatatttaatatatcaGGACAAAGATCACCTGAACGCAAAGCAGAGGATGTGAGGACACATTGAAGTCTCCTGTTTTCTGAAAAGCAATttgagaaatgaataaataatgaccAAAAAGAAAGCGAACATTCATCATCAAGCAGAATGTGTAGCACATCTCTTTGagaaattacattaaaacaatCCAACTGAGATTATGTCAtttatttgtctgaattcaCTTAAGAATGTTTCAACATTCAATATCTGAAGTCAGTTGTGGAAGGTAACTAAGTGCATTTACgaaagtactgtacttaagtacaattttaacattttttttctttttcaagtgCTTTTCTATACTTCATTACATTTATgagagaaatattgtactttttattccaTTGTATTTATCTGACAATTTTAGTTACTTGGTAaatttgcagattcagattaataatataaaatatagattaaCAAACAAATTATGATGTATAATATGGGTTAAAAtaacctttattgatcccttgGTGGAAATCCACAAGCAACCCAGCAGTAAATAAATTAACTAAAATTGTCCCCTTTCAACAGCTGCAACATTTAAGTGATGCACAAATTAATACATCAGTAATTATAATAcaattatataatatacaatcttctgaaatgggccattctgcttaatgagtacttttacttttggcacTTGAAGTATATGATgctaatatttttgtatttttagcaAGTACAATTTTGAATGCAGTTAGGATGTACAGTGGTGGGTCTAGATCCTTTACTTGAGTGAAAATAGTAAAGCCAcagtataaaaagtaaaagtacaaaaatattgtCAGCAAGATGTACTTATAGTATTAGAAGTAAGGTCACTCTCAAGGCAGAAAAATGTTACTGTTAAGGGTAAGtgttgttattactattattataaaATTGGATTATTGTTACTCATAATTTAATGCagcaatttaatgttttatcCGGTCAAGATGGAGCTACATTTTACTgatttactgtacatactgttggGTAgcttaatcattttttttttttgatgcaaAACTGATTTACTTAAGTAACGTAGAAGAACCTCAGAGTGCTTCGTAAGTAAGCACTGCACCTGACTTAGTTACTTCCACACTGAGGCTGTGACAGCTTGCAAAGAAAGCCAAGTGTCTCTTGATGTTTTTACCCAGTGTCCATAGCGTGTTGCTCTCCACCCAGCGTCTACATGGTTGTGCAGAGCCTGTCTGGAGCCCGTCACCTCTTCACACTGGCCTCCTGCTACGTCTTTCTCGCACAGCCACACATCTGCCTCCAGTCTGCAGGGGGCAGTCACATTCCAGCTCAGCCCTGTGCCGCCCTCCCTCACCCGAGACTtcaccacagacacagacacgctGTGCTGCATTCTTTCCAACGCatctaaaaaccaaaaaaaagaagaaaaaaacattgccaTGCTGTGAAGTCATTTACTGTGCAAATTTACCTTGCTCTCAGGTTAACCGTGGTGGCCTTTACCTTGTTGGTTTTTGAAAGGGCAGCTTTCTCTTCGGAGCTCCTCTCCCTTCCACCACACCTGCAAACAAaggtttttttatatttacatattcttCATTTCCAACAAATGTTTCTAGTggtctttttcttctccattacaaataaaatgtcagctACCCGAAAGCACAGGCATGGTGCTGCGATGTTTGACGAAATGACCATTTCTCTCATTCCATTGGgctgcaaatgtaaaaaaaaaatatatatatatatatatatattataatactgACTAACTCTTGACTGACAGAGCAGATTAAAATGAATAGTACAGCACAGACTGACCCATGCAAGAACTTCTCCCGGCATTTCATTCCAAACCATCTGGTACATGAGCTCGCCTTGTCTGCCATCAGAGTTTTCCAGCTGGAGGACGACCACTTTTCTCTTAGGATCCCCCACAGCTCGGAGGCTGGGACCTGAGACGCagacacataataacacaatatGAGACAGAGATGTAATATAGCACTTTACATGGATGGCAAACAGTTTTTTGCAAAGTCTACGCGCTAGTCTTGATAAACAGGTAGGAGCAGAGCAAGTCAGCATGTTTTCTTGATACATCTGACAGAGaaaaattcttttcatttttacttcatGTCTTACCATCGCATTCCCTTACAGTTCCCTCTATGTCAACTGAGCAAgctgaaagacagagggaggagtggaTGTTCAGTGACAATAGCAGTCAGCAACTCACTGCGTCTTTGCCTACATTACAGCACTTAATCTCACCTTCTTCTAAGGAAGGCATGGTGATATTTTGAACGTTGTGTGCTCCGTTTGAATGTGGGTAGACGTGGACCACAACAGGAATGCCAAACATCGCTTTCTCTGTCAACAGCAGCTGCATTTACAGGAAATATCAATCGGTTACAAGAAGCACACTATAAAAGACAAAGATATTATGGAAACTAGTCTTTGAGCATTTTTACTTGAGTGCAAGTATTTCCATCAAAATATATGTTACctgtcaaaagtaaaagaacttGTTCTGAAGTAAAAATGTACcctgtgactgatatattattGTATTCTTACAGTTTTATTGCTGATGATACAAagtttaataaacatttttccaTTGTAGCTGGTCAAGCTGGAACTAGTTTATCTATTTCAGATACAGTTAAGTAGTTTTGTGCAATGGGTCCCAGGTTGGATAGTTGGGAATTGCTGATTTAATCTTAATTATATATAggtattttatacatttatgggtttttatgtaaaatctttatctgtaaagtaacttgtatctgtatctgtaaacCACATGCAGTGGAGGAGtacaacattttattgtatataCTCTAGTAAAGCACAAATACCTCAAAATCTTAGAGACACAGTGAAGTTCTTGAGTAAATCTAGTTGATTTCCACCACTGGAGATGAGTTAAGTAATTAATCAACAACAACTACATGAGTTAATTCCTTCACACTTGCCCAAACTTGGCTACCTCATGAGTGGGCGGCGGAGAGGCTTGGTCTAAACCAGAATAGCTTGGTTTAAACTCGACTGTCTTGCAAAATTCACTGAAGCCTGGGGAGCTGTGACACACTTTGACCAAAGCTGTAAcacaaagaagagagaagaaattaATCCATAAAAAAAAGTGATCCATAGAATAAAATGTGTGTAGACTTTGTGTGCTTTTTGGGTTGATCTTGTGGTTTTAATACCTCTTTGCTCGGGAAGCGATATCTGAGTACTTCCCTCTGCCATTTGAGTCATGCTAAGGAACTCCTCTTGATCGTTGCTGTCACCAGATTCCTCGGAAACCTGCTTTTCCTTATCTACCACTGCATCGACAGGTGCAAAGCAATCGCAGTTGGTAATAAATACTACAGCAGAGAGCGCATTCATTTCAAACCACAACAGCCATGTGATTGACAAGTTCAACAACTATGATAAGAATTCAGGAAACAGTAAAAATGAGGGTAGCACTGACAAAGCTATTCAttgtaaagaagaaaaattagGAATGATTATTGATTAAAGTATGTCACGCTAGCTGAAAACATCCAAGACAAGATTAATGGTTACTACCTTGGATTGTGATGATGATTTGCAGGCAAGGTTCACAGTCACGTTTGGCTGAACAGCACAGAATCGCCTTAAGCTGCACATTTATGACATTCACCGTATTGTCTGGATCAGGCAGGGCAGCAGTGTACGGAGAGGCTGTGGGGAGAAACGTGTTTCTGCTTTAGACAGACTGCAGGTTCATTCTAACCTGATGTTATTACCGTGAGAGATGCGCTGATCGCGTTTACCTGAGCTCACGTGGCAGCCAGTCAGACCCTGAACAAAGAAAAGTCGGCTGTGAGAATTCAGTGTTCAGCAATCCCACTCAACCGTAATGAAGCACAACTCTTAAGTACTGTAACTGTCACTGTATTTACACTGAATTACATAAGTACCACAAGAACAATTTTACTTTAATCATTAAGCTCTTTACACAGCAGGAAgacttgtcatagtaggaaaaacacaggtgttactggtaataataatgatgtccCAGTGAGCTGTGGCAGTGAGCCAACCAGAAAcctcaaactgaagcagctagTTGGGACTCGGCTattattaatttgattatttactcaagtccacagcacacacacacacacatttgagatAAACGTTGACCTGCTGGCAGTTTAGGAGGTAATGTGCATCAATTAGTGTGTAAGTATGATTTACATTAGAGTTAATTATAGTGGTATTTTTGTCACTTGTGAATCCACACAGATCACATGTGTAAACCTTTACAGCCTTCTAGTAAAGTGCAAGAAACCCCAGAAGCACCTTTCTTGTTCAATCTAAGGATACACTGCAGTGTTGTTACAAATTCCACAACCAAATAGATCACAAAGACTATCAAACACAGTCTCATAGTCCTTTGTGATGCTTAATCTACTCGGCTGTGGTAAAGGTTTGATTGTCATGGCTGTATTTGTTACTACATTTATGATGTTTCCTCTGATTGATTTACCTCTCTGACACAAAATTTAGGGAATATTCAAGCCACAACAACCTTCCTTAGAAATGGAGCAGTGGGGTAAGATGTCACGCTCAGACACACTAGTAAATAAGTAATGGACATTAAACTCtgatccctctctctctgtcgctctctcactctctctctctgactcatCTCTCACCTGAAGCCTGCACACTAAGTTTTGTTATTCTGCATGTATCATTTATCATAGGCCTACATTTTTCATAAGCAATTTAAAAGAGAACAATAATAAAGGAACTCAATTTAACAGAGTCTAAACAATATTTGTAAAGTAAAACTAGATCATCTGAATTataattgaatttttttatttgcctGCTGTCTTAGAATGAGAAGGTGGTATTAGACTATATCAAAGTTACAAACTGACTCCTAATAATACACAAACAGGTAGCAGTCACTCCGTTACAGCCTCACTCCACACTATCCTTTCTTAAGTTATTAAACAAACCAGAGGATTATCATGGTGCCTTGTTACCTCGCTACAGATGACCGCAGGCGCGTCTTGATCAACCACCTCCAGCGTCGTGAGCAGGCGGAAGcgcagcagtgacagcagcagcagggaaaaACGTGGCACCCAAAGGCGCCTGAGAGCCATTTCTTGGAAAGCGCCTCTGCGCCTGGcacagggggtgggggggtcccTCTCTAGCCCCTCGCCTACACTCCTCTCATCCGTGAACACTCAGAGTGCCGCCCGCTGCTACCCTCAAATCCACCCAGCTGCGCAGCATCACGGTTCTCCTGTGCCCGTGTGGCGCGCGTCCTTCCCGGTGACTGACAGCTCGGGAGTTGGGGCGTGTCTCAGAGGTGCCTCCTTGGTTGGTGAATCACTCAACAGAAAGCACAAAATACACACGACCTAGTTTACAGCAACAAACATACAGACCCAAGCAGCACGAGGAATCGGATCATGAGGTGTATGTTGTTAATGACAGGCTCACCAGAAGTCAATTATTGTCTGGGTTATCTCACAGACAGTGATGTCACTTCACTTGACCATCAGTGCGCCATCATTTTTATGGTTACTGTAGTTCTTTAGAAGCATGTAAGTTAAGCTTTTACAGTGAACTCTTATAGTTGGTAGTGGTGTAATGTATTGCTCTATTACACGAGGTTATTAATCATCATATTACCAGTTCTGGCAGGAATTCTAACTGTGATCGTGTGGTTACAGGCTTGCCTCATTCACTCTTCACCTCCTTTCACCTCAGTTGTTATTAGTGTGGCACCTTGGTGTGAATGCTTTCGGTTTTTAAGTTTAATCACTAACCTCTATTCAAATAAGTGGGCCACTTTAGTTCACTGATGTAGATTAGACATTGTATTCTTGCTTATTGGCTACACATTATGGAGCCCTGGCACCTGTGTTAACGGTGCACTGGACCCTCAGTTAGGTCTGGTTAATGTGTGCAAATAGGAAAATGCAAAATCATGGATTTGGTTGTTTAAGCGATAGCTGTGTGCCTAAAAGACATAATTTCAGACTCTGCGGTTCAGCTGTTTATTTTACAGAATTAAGCTATTGATAGCCAAACTGACCTACAGACTGTTATCTTTGTGGGGAACTTATTGGCAGATTCAAATAGGCTTTCTTTTCTATCGTACGATTATTTGTGTATTAACTTACCCCAGTTGTGTTACTTTTTATGACTTACACCTAGAATATAgatcatgatttttttttttgtcagtctaCTTAAGAAACAAGTTATGAGAAGTCTGTCTTCCTTCAGTGTCCATGTCAGAGTTAAGTGTCTTTACATCCTGAACTTGATGAGGTAAGATAACTATTTACTTCCTTATTAACCTGTCAAGCAGGcgtgtcagtcagtcaatacAGGAGTCTTGTTGGTTGTTGGTTATACACGTGCATGTTGAATAAACAGGtttaagaaaatacaaaatgcgCTCGTTTCAGTACTCGTACATTCATCGTTTTTTTCAAGAAtaacaaacactttttattgttttctttacaaAAGTGTTTGCATTATACAGGCTGGTTTATAACTGTTCATCCACATTGTCTAttgaagcaggaaaaacaaatgatggacaatgacactgaaaaaacatttgttcaagGGGAAATTAAGTTTGCTTAGTTAACAAGTGCAGCAtgactgagggaaaaaaacaattgatTCATACTTTGTTTTCAGGAGATAGTATGT
This sequence is a window from Pempheris klunzingeri isolate RE-2024b chromosome 11, fPemKlu1.hap1, whole genome shotgun sequence. Protein-coding genes within it:
- the LOC139209672 gene encoding LOW QUALITY PROTEIN: interleukin-17 receptor C (The sequence of the model RefSeq protein was modified relative to this genomic sequence to represent the inferred CDS: substituted 1 base at 1 genomic stop codon), yielding MALRRLWVPRFSLLLLSLLRFRLLTTLEVVDQDAPAVICSEGLTGCHVSSASPYTAALPDPDNTVNVINVQLKAILCCSAKRDCEPCLQIIITIQVVDKEKQVSEESGDSNDQEEFLSMTQMAEGSTQISLPEQRALVKVCHSSPGFSEFCKTVEFKPSYSGLDQASPPPTHELLLTEKAMFGIPVVVHVYPHSNGAHNVQNITMPSLEEGEIKCCNVGKDAVSCXLLLSLNIHSSLCLSACSVDIEGTVRECDGPSLRAVGDPKRKVVVLQLENSDGRQGELMYQMVWNEMPGEVLAWPNGMREMVISSNIAAPCLCFRVWWKGEELRRESCPFKNQQDALERMQHSVSVSVVKSRVREGGTGLSWNVTAPCRLEADVWLCEKDVAGGQCEEVTGSRQALHNHVDAGWRATRYGHWKTGDFNVSSHPLLCVQINIHGMKSHLEPQCPFATSRWRWSLPLFIGFLLVCLAILGAYFIRGVLKGYMWRWLKEDDVKGAVGGGHVVLLYPPDDHQALPELMSHLGSSLQVLGFTVSLDLWSRAELSVLGPIPWLHSRLNRLQRQGGKVVLVLTQAAWIKAEEWGALRERNRDVEEEEEGRSHAASSPCMDVFTASLSCILADYLQGRAGERFMLVQFESLPPEPPGGFRPLPELFRGLHVYSLPSQSLGFLTELAGARQMATASARRKRAGGLRMASRALARGLSGFTAGTTVLRLAVSQSCAGLGAEDSGETVPLQPCLITPPSSPDTSPKVSEMEWV